One Phaseolus vulgaris cultivar G19833 chromosome 2, P. vulgaris v2.0, whole genome shotgun sequence DNA window includes the following coding sequences:
- the LOC137812829 gene encoding hexokinase-1-like, translating to MGKVAVGAAVVCAAAVCAAAALVVRHRMISSRKWSRAIAILKEFEEKSGTPLAKLRQVADAMDVEMHAGLASEGGSKLNMLISFVDNLPTGDEEGLYYALDLGGTNFRVLRVHLGGKDKGVIGQEFAEVSIPPQLMTGTSEALFDFIASALAKFVAAEPEGFHPPPGRQRELGFTFSFPVRQTSISSGTLIKWTKGFNIEDTVGEDVVGELTKSMEKIGLDMRIAALVNDTIGTLAGGRFYNQDVIAAVILGTGTNAAYVERAHAIPKWHGLIPKSGDMVINMEWGNFRSSYLSLTEYDLALDAESLNPGEQIFEKLISGMYLGEIVRRALLKMAEEADFFGDTVPPKLKVPFILRTPDMSAMHHDTTSDLKVVGNKLKDILEISNTSLKMRKIVVALCDIVATRGARLAAAGILGILKKLGRDTVKVGEKQKSVIALDGGLFEHYAKFRECLESTLKELLGEEAAETIVIEHANDGSGIGAALLAASHSQYLGVEES from the exons ATGGGCAAGGTCGCGGTGGGAGCTGCAGTTGTCTGCGCCGCCGCCGTTTGCGCCGCGGCGGCGCTGGTGGTGCGCCACCGCATGATTAGTTCCCGCAAGTGGAGTCGCGCCATAGCGATATTGAAGGAGTTCGAGGAAAAGAGTGGGACCCCACTTGCAAAGCTTAGACAAGTGGCTGATGCCATGGATGTCGAGATGCACGCAGGTCTCGCATCTGAAGGTGGTAGCAAGCTTAACATGTTGATCAGTTTCGTCGATAATCTCCCTACTGG GGATGAGGAAGGACTCTATTATGCACTGGACCTTGGTGGCACAAACTTCCGCGTCCTTCGTGTACATCTGGGTGGGAAAGACAAAGGTGTTATTGGCCAGGAGTTTGCAGAAGTTTCAATTCCTCCACAATTGATGACTGGTACTTCAGAG gcattatttgattttatagcATCAGCTCTTGCCAAGTTTGTTGCTGCAGAACCAGAAGGTTTTCATCCTCCCCCTGGCAGACAAAGAGAACTGGGTTTTACATTCTCATTCCCAGTGAGGCAAACATCAATTTCATCTGGGACTCTAATTAAGTGGACTAAAGGTTTTAATATTGAAGATACG GTTGGTGAAGATGTGGTAGGAGAACTAACCAAGTCCATGGAAAAAATTGGGCTGGATATGCGAATTGCTGCTCTA GTTAATGATACCATTGGAACATTAGCTGGAGGCAGATTCTACAATCAGGATGTAATTGCTGCTGTGATTCTTGGTACTGGGACAAATGCAGCATATGTAGAACGTGCACATGCTATTCCAAAATGGCACGGCCTTATACCAAAATCAGGAGATATG GTTATAAACATGGAGTGGGGCAATTTCCGATCATCATATCTTTCCCTTACAGAATATGATCTAGCTCTTGATGCTGAGAGTTTAAACCCTGGAGAACAG ATTTTTGAGAAATTGATTTCGGGCATGTATTTGGGGGAGATTGTTAGGAGAGCTTTGCTGAAGATGGCCGAAGAAGCTGACTTTTTTGGAGATACTGTTCCACCCAAATTGAAAGTTCCTTTCATACTTAG GACACCTGACATGTCAGCCATGCACCACGACACAACTTCTGATCTGAAAGTGGTTGGAAACAAATTAAAGGATATATTAGAG ATCTCGAACACATCTCTAAAAATGAGGAAGATTGTTGTGGCACTATGTGACATTGTTGCTACTCGCGGGGCCCGCCTTGCTGCCGCTGGTATTTTGGGCATCCTCAAGAAACTAGGAAGAGACACAGTTAAGGTTGGGGAGAAGCAAAAGTCGGTGATTGCATTGGATGGAGGATTGTTTGAACACTATGCTAAATTCAGAGAATGCCTGGAGAGTACACTGAAGGAATTGCTGGGAGAGGAGGCTGCTGAGACCATTGTCATTGAGCATGCTAATGATGGCTCAGGCATTGGTGCAGCCCTTCTGGCAGCTTCTCACTCCCAGTATTTGGGAGTGGAGGAGTCTTAA
- the LOC137812830 gene encoding probable 3-hydroxyisobutyrate dehydrogenase-like 1, mitochondrial — MPLPSLQLNLRFLHHRIHHHHSFTVRHFMAAAPVSPSNTRVGWIGTGVMGHSMCAHLIRAGYTLTVFNRTASKAQPLVDLGAHFASSPHAVAARSDVVFSIVGYPSDVRSVLLHPTSGALAALRPGGVLVDMTTSEPSLAAEIAAAAAAKGCHSVDAPVSGGDRGAKNGTLAIFAGGEESTVKNLEPLFSVLGKVNYMGGSGKGQFAKLANQVTIASTMVGLVEGMVYAHKAGLDVGLYLEAISSGAAGSKSLELYGKRILKRDFEAGFFVNHFVKDLGICLKECENMGIALPGLALAQQLYLSLKAHGEGLLGTQALILVLERLNNASLPPSNA; from the coding sequence ATGCCACTCCCCTCTCTGCAGCTAAATCTCCGCTTCCTCCACCATCGTATCCACCACCACCACTCTTTCACCGTCCGACACTTCATGGCCGCCGCGCCCGTAAGCCCATCGAACACGCGTGTGGGCTGGATCGGCACGGGCGTCATGGGCCACTCCATGTGCGCCCACCTCATCCGGGCCGGCTACACCCTCACCGTCTTCAACCGCACTGCTTCCAAGGCCCAACCTCTCGTCGACCTCGGGGCCCACTTCGCTTCTTCCCCCCACGCCGTCGCCGCCCGCTCCGACGTCGTATTCTCCATCGTCGGCTACCCCTCCGACGTCCGCTCCGTCCTCCTCCACCCAACCTCCGGCGCGCTCGCCGCCCTCCGCCCAGGCGGTGTCCTCGTTGACATGACCACCTCGGAGCCCTCCCTCGCCGCCGAAATCGCGGCGGCAGCCGCGGCTAAAGGCTGCCACTCCGTGGACGCCCCTGTGTCCGGCGGCGACCGCGGCGCGAAGAACGGAACCCTAGCGATCTTCGCTGGCGGGGAGGAATCAACGGTGAAGAATCTGGAACCCTTGTTTTCAGTGCTGGGGAAAGTGAACTACATGGGGGGGAGTGGGAAGGGGCAATTCGCGAAATTGGCGAATCAGGTGACGATAGCGTCGACGATGGTAGGGCTGGTGGAGGGCATGGTGTACGCGCACAAGGCGGGGTTGGATGTGGGGTTGTACCTGGAGGCGATTTCCAGCGGCGCCGCCGGTTCGAAGTCGCTGGAATTGTACGGAAAGAGGATCTTGAAGAGGGATTTTGAAGCGGGGTTTTTCGTGAACCACTTTGTTAAAGATTTGGGGATTTGTCTGAAGGAGTGTGAGAATATGGGCATTGCTTTGCCTGGTTTGGCTCTGGCTCAACAGCTTTATTTGTCGCTTAAGGCTCATGGTGAAGGTCTTTTGGGTACTCAGGCTCTTATTTTGGTCCTCGAGCGACTCAACAACGCTTCTCTTCCTCCCTCCAATGCCTGA
- the LOC137812831 gene encoding uncharacterized protein: MYTSISKAQAFPFAAKFSSQPKCFTSPHALMSLSLPLAYHQNPILKIPTSHNFGTSEMGKLANPYGLMLQIARRYYRARSGEKQLPWLEVANEVQGEGKVVEKAKMTRIRGSIQEGSAKKMSSKSSWEQSIERLDKSHKTTVPEIKPRSAAAATFSRKGGASAAASKEMKRGLVEKAGEHRSDYGKRYVKYDDNDEEEVDDEMGEEIDDPRWDNIKNRFKGTVGAKVGMERPEFRRWNKQEDWGRKTWKEATESTVPKIVGEGIYGVGPVLAALSADRREFYALYVQEGLDLSSNNRKKKDKKGFERVLKIAEKLDLSVKEASKHDLNMVVDNRPHQGLVLDASPLEMVKIKELDPVSVDEGKGSLWIALDEVTDPQNLGAIIRSSYFFGASGIVLCAKNSAPLSGVVSKASAGSLELMELRYCKNMMQFLVSSAENGWRVLGGSVSSKAISLDEVVPGPPTILVLGSEGTGLRPLVERSCTHLVRIPGNIPHDPNTSELDGESNGLNAQSSGKEFLSFLAVESLNVSVAAGVLVHHLIGKNLVDSLPEDNKQIDVSE; this comes from the coding sequence ATGTACACTAGCATCTCCAAAGCCCAGGCATTTCCTTTCGCCGCTAAATTCTCTTCGCAACCCAAATGCTTCACTTCACCCCACGCTTTAATGTCCCTATCTTTACCGCTTGCTTATCATCAAAACCCCATCTTAAAGATCCCGACTTCACATAACTTTGGAACCTCGGAAATGGGGAAGTTAGCAAATCCATATGGGTTGATGCTTCAAATTGCTAGAAGATATTATAGGGCAAGAAGTGGCGAAAAACAACTTCCTTGGTTAGAAGTGGCTAATGAGGTTCAGGGAGAAGGTAAGGTGGTGGAGAAAGCAAAGATGACTAGGATTAGAGGCTCTATTCAGGAGGGTTCAGCAAAGAAGATGAGTAGTAAGTCCTCTTGGGAACAATCCATTGAAAGGTTGGATAAAAGTCATAAAACAACAGTTCCCGAAATTAAGCCGAGATCAGCAGCAGCTGCAACATTTTCCAGGAAGGGTGGTGCATCAGCTGCTGCTAGTAAGGAAATGAAGAGGGGATTGGTTGAGAAGGCTGGAGAGCACAGGAGTGATTATGGTAAGAGGTATGTGAAGTATGATGATAATGACGAGGAAGAAGTTGATGATGAAATGGGGGAGGAGATTGATGATCCAAGGTGGGATAACATAAAGAATAGGTTCAAAGGGACGGTGGGGGCTAAAGTTGGAATGGAGAGACCCGAGTTTCGAAGATGGAATAAGCAGGAGGACTGGGGTAGAAAGACATGGAAAGAGGCCACTGAATCCACTGTTCCTAAGATTGTTGGTGAAGGGATCTATGGGGTTGGTCCAGTTTTGGCTGCATTGTCAGCTGATCGAAGGGAATTCTATGCATTATATGTTCAAGAAGGATTGGATTTGAGTAGCAATAATAGGAAGAAGAAGGACAAGAAAGGGTTTGAGAGAGTTCTAAAGATTGCTGAGAAGCTTGATTTGAGTGTAAAAGAAGCATCAAAACATGATCTGAATATGGTGGTTGATAACCGTCCTCATCAGGGTTTGGTTTTAGATGCTTCACCACTAGAGATGGTGAAAATAAAGGAATTGGACCCTGTTTCTGTAGATGAAGGGAAGGGTTCCCTTTGGATAGCCTTGGATGAGGTAACTGATCCACAGAATTTAGGGGCAATAATTAGGTCTTCATACTTTTTTGGAGCTTCTGGGATAGTATTATGTGCCAAGAATTCAGCCCCATTGAGTGGTGTTGTGAGCAAAGCAAGCGCAGGCTCTCTTGAGTTAATGGAACTTAGATATTGCAAGAATATGATGCAATTCTTGGTATCTTCAGCTGAAAATGGTTGGCGAGTTCTTGGGGGCTCTGTGTCCTCCAAAGCTATTTCTCTGGATGAGGTTGTGCCTGGTCCGCCAACTATTCTTGTTTTGGGCAGCGAGGGCACTGGTTTGAGACCACTGGTGGAGAGATCATGCACTCATTTAGTTAGGATTCCTGGGAACATTCCTCATGACCCAAATACTAGTGAATTGGATGGTGAAAGTAATGGTTTGAATGCTCAGAGCTCTGGTAAAGAGTTTCTATCATTTTTGGCCGTGGAAAGCTTAAATGTTAGTGTTGCAGCAGGTGTTCTTGTTCACCACTTAATTGGGAAAAATTTAGTGGATTCATTGCCAGAGGACAATAAACAGATTGATGTGTCTGAGTGA
- the LOC137812832 gene encoding uncharacterized protein isoform X1 codes for MSSLDLLLFSLSRVFCSPIAVFFQIQGCLICLTLALGWACAAYVRNREIKQMKDCMKNGNSFAFLSHDINELEHSYQLNLPRVTVIMPLKGFGEHNLHNWRSQITCLYGGPIEFLFVVESTEDPAYHAVSRLIAEFEDHVEAKVVVAGLSTTCSQKIHNQLVGVETMHKDSKYVLFLDDDVRLHPGSIGALTREMEKNPEIFIQTGYPLDLPSGSLGSYCIYEYHMPCSMGFATGGKTFFLWGGCMMMHADDFRQDRYGVVSGLKDGGYSDDMTLAAISGAHKRLITSPPVAVFPHPLASDLNFGRYWNYLRKQTFVLESYTTNVNWIMNRALFTTHCYLSWGFVAPYVMAMIHVAAALRFYNKEFFPEEITYNSGGLLLVTILAICTLVELLSMWNLTRIEVQLCNMLSPEAPQLSLASYNWCLVFIAMLVDNFLYPVSAFRSHLSQSINWSGIRYYLKDGKISKIERTQRSKDMGPVFTDLGGKHLYGKKGMPTRGSFLSSLSRSLAQWHQPKKFDN; via the exons ATGTCTTCCTTGGATTTGTTACTGTTTTCTCTGAGTAGGGTCTTTTGTAGTCCCATCGCAGTTTTCTTTCAGATCCAG GGGTGTCTAATTTGCTTAACACTTGCTCTTGGGTGGGCCTGTGCTGCTTATGTGAG GAACAGAGAGATCAAACAAATGAAGGATTGTATGAAGAATGGCAATAGCTTTGCTTTCCTTTCTCATGACATTAACGAACTTGAGCACTCCTATCAGCTCAATCTTCCAAGAGTAACCGTGATTATGCCGCTAAAAGGGTTTGGAGAACATAATCTCCATAACTGGAGGAGTCAG ATAACATGTCTTTATGGTGGCCCTATAGAATTTCTTTTTGTGGTAGAAAGTACAGAGGATCCTGCTTACCATGCTGTATCACGACTAATAGCAGAATTTGAG GATCATGTTGAAGCTAAGGTTGTTGTAGCTGGTTTGTCAACAACTTGTAGTCAAAAAATTCACAATCAATTG GTTGGCGTGGAGACAATGCATAAAGATAGCAAGTATGTATTGTTTTTGGATGATGATGTTAGATTACATCCTGGATCAATTGGAGCACTTACTCGTGAGATGGAGAAGAACCCTGAG ATATTTATTCAAACGGGATACCCTCTTGATCTGCCATCTGGAAGCCTGGGGAGTTACTGCATCTATGAATACCATATG CCTTGTTCAATGGGCTTTGCCACTGGTGGGAAAACATTCTTTTTGTGGGGAGGGTGCATGATG atGCATGCTGATGACTTTAGGCAAGATCGCTATGGTGTAGTCTCAGGACTTAAAGATGGTGGATATTCTGATGATATGACTCTTGCAGCCATATCCG GTGCTCACAAAAGGCTCATTACTTCTCCTCCTGTTGCCGTCTTTCCTCATCCCCTAGCAAGTGATCTTAATTTTGGAAG ATATTGGAATTACTTGAGGAAGCAAACATTCGTTTTGGAGTCCTATACAACAAATGTTAACTGGATAATGAATCGTGCATTGTTTACTACTCACTGTTATTTATCATGGGGATTTGTAGCACCATATGTTATGGCGATGATTCATGTTGCCGCAGCCTTAAGATTTTACAATAAAGAGTTCTTTCCTGAAGAAATTACCTACAATTCTGGTG GTTTGTTATTGGTGACCATCTTAGCCATATGCACTCTTGTTGAACTTCTTTCAATGTGGAACTTGACACGGATAGAAGTCCAGCTGTGCAACATGTTGTCCCCAGAGGCACCACAACTCTCCCTCGCATCCTATAATTGGTGTCTT GTGTTCATCGCAATGCTGGTGGATAACTTTCTATATCCCGTATCTGCCTTCCGCTCTCATCTTTCTCAATCTATCAATTGGTCTGGTATTCGGTACTATTTGAAAGATGGGAAAATTAGCAAG ATTGAAAGAACTCAAAGAAGCAAGGATATGGGTCCAGTATTTACAGATTTGGGAGGAAAACATTTATACGGAAAGAAAGGGATGCCTACTAGAGGATCATTCCTCAGTTCATTGTCGAGAAGTTTGGCACAATGGCATCAACCCAAGAAATTTGATAACTAG
- the LOC137812832 gene encoding uncharacterized protein isoform X2: MKDCMKNGNSFAFLSHDINELEHSYQLNLPRVTVIMPLKGFGEHNLHNWRSQITCLYGGPIEFLFVVESTEDPAYHAVSRLIAEFEDHVEAKVVVAGLSTTCSQKIHNQLVGVETMHKDSKYVLFLDDDVRLHPGSIGALTREMEKNPEIFIQTGYPLDLPSGSLGSYCIYEYHMPCSMGFATGGKTFFLWGGCMMMHADDFRQDRYGVVSGLKDGGYSDDMTLAAISGAHKRLITSPPVAVFPHPLASDLNFGRYWNYLRKQTFVLESYTTNVNWIMNRALFTTHCYLSWGFVAPYVMAMIHVAAALRFYNKEFFPEEITYNSGGLLLVTILAICTLVELLSMWNLTRIEVQLCNMLSPEAPQLSLASYNWCLVFIAMLVDNFLYPVSAFRSHLSQSINWSGIRYYLKDGKISKIERTQRSKDMGPVFTDLGGKHLYGKKGMPTRGSFLSSLSRSLAQWHQPKKFDN, from the exons ATGAAGGATTGTATGAAGAATGGCAATAGCTTTGCTTTCCTTTCTCATGACATTAACGAACTTGAGCACTCCTATCAGCTCAATCTTCCAAGAGTAACCGTGATTATGCCGCTAAAAGGGTTTGGAGAACATAATCTCCATAACTGGAGGAGTCAG ATAACATGTCTTTATGGTGGCCCTATAGAATTTCTTTTTGTGGTAGAAAGTACAGAGGATCCTGCTTACCATGCTGTATCACGACTAATAGCAGAATTTGAG GATCATGTTGAAGCTAAGGTTGTTGTAGCTGGTTTGTCAACAACTTGTAGTCAAAAAATTCACAATCAATTG GTTGGCGTGGAGACAATGCATAAAGATAGCAAGTATGTATTGTTTTTGGATGATGATGTTAGATTACATCCTGGATCAATTGGAGCACTTACTCGTGAGATGGAGAAGAACCCTGAG ATATTTATTCAAACGGGATACCCTCTTGATCTGCCATCTGGAAGCCTGGGGAGTTACTGCATCTATGAATACCATATG CCTTGTTCAATGGGCTTTGCCACTGGTGGGAAAACATTCTTTTTGTGGGGAGGGTGCATGATG atGCATGCTGATGACTTTAGGCAAGATCGCTATGGTGTAGTCTCAGGACTTAAAGATGGTGGATATTCTGATGATATGACTCTTGCAGCCATATCCG GTGCTCACAAAAGGCTCATTACTTCTCCTCCTGTTGCCGTCTTTCCTCATCCCCTAGCAAGTGATCTTAATTTTGGAAG ATATTGGAATTACTTGAGGAAGCAAACATTCGTTTTGGAGTCCTATACAACAAATGTTAACTGGATAATGAATCGTGCATTGTTTACTACTCACTGTTATTTATCATGGGGATTTGTAGCACCATATGTTATGGCGATGATTCATGTTGCCGCAGCCTTAAGATTTTACAATAAAGAGTTCTTTCCTGAAGAAATTACCTACAATTCTGGTG GTTTGTTATTGGTGACCATCTTAGCCATATGCACTCTTGTTGAACTTCTTTCAATGTGGAACTTGACACGGATAGAAGTCCAGCTGTGCAACATGTTGTCCCCAGAGGCACCACAACTCTCCCTCGCATCCTATAATTGGTGTCTT GTGTTCATCGCAATGCTGGTGGATAACTTTCTATATCCCGTATCTGCCTTCCGCTCTCATCTTTCTCAATCTATCAATTGGTCTGGTATTCGGTACTATTTGAAAGATGGGAAAATTAGCAAG ATTGAAAGAACTCAAAGAAGCAAGGATATGGGTCCAGTATTTACAGATTTGGGAGGAAAACATTTATACGGAAAGAAAGGGATGCCTACTAGAGGATCATTCCTCAGTTCATTGTCGAGAAGTTTGGCACAATGGCATCAACCCAAGAAATTTGATAACTAG